From the genome of Malus sylvestris chromosome 6, drMalSylv7.2, whole genome shotgun sequence, one region includes:
- the LOC126625114 gene encoding bifunctional dTDP-4-dehydrorhamnose 3,5-epimerase/dTDP-4-dehydrorhamnose reductase-like, whose amino-acid sequence MGFPSNGAEKPLKFLIYGRTGWIGGLLGKLCEGQSIDYVYGSGRLENRSSLEADITNIKPTHIFNAAGVTGRPNVDWCESHKVETIRTNVVGTLTLADVCRERGLILINYATGCIFEYDAGHPLGSGVGFKEEDTPNFIGSFYSKTKAMVEDLLNNFENVCTLRVRMPISSDLCNPRNFITKITRYDKVVDIPNSMTILDELLPISIEMAKRNLTGTYNFTNPGVVSHNEILEMYKEYIDPSFSYKNFTLEEQAKVIVAPRSNNELDASKLKKEFPELLSIKESLIKNVFKPNQKTATA is encoded by the exons ATGGGATTCCCATCCAACGGCGCCGAGAAGCCGCTCAAGTTTCTGATCTACGGCCGCACGGGCTGGATTGGCGGCCTCCTCGGCAAGCTCTGCGAGGGCCAATCAATCGACTACGTCTACGGCTCCGGCCGCCTCGAGAACCGCAGCTCGCTCGAGGCCGACATCACCAATATTAAGCCCACCCACATCTTCAACGCCGCTGGCGTCACCGGCCGCCCCAACGTCGACTGGTGCGAATCCCATAAGGTCGAGACCATCAGGACCAACGTGGTCGGCACCTTGACCCTTGCTGATGTCTGTAGGGAGCGCGGCCTGATCCTCATTAACTATGCGACCGGGTGCATTTTCGAGTACGATGCGGGTCACCCGCTCGGGTCGGGCGTTGGGTTCAAGGAGGAGGACACCCCCAACTTTATCGGATCTTTCTATTCCAAGACCAAGGCCATG GTGGAAGATCTGCTCAACAATTTCGAGAACGTTTGTACTTTGCGTGTTAGAATGCCAATTTCATCCGACTTATGCAACCCCCGTAACTTCATCACGAAAATCACTCGATATGATAAGGTAGTTGACATTCCCAACTCCATGACGATCTTGGACGAACTCCTCCCCATTTCCATTGAGATGGCAAAGAGGAACCTCACCGGAACCTACAACTTTACAAACCCCGGAGTGGTCAGCCACAACGAGATCTTGGAGATGTACAAGGAATACATTGACCCCAGCTTCTCTTACAAGAACTTTACTCTTGAGGAGCAGGCAAAGGTGATTGTTGCTCCTAGGAGCAACAATGAACTTGACGCCtcgaaattgaagaaagaatTCCCTGAACTCTTGTCGATCAAGGAATCTCTCATTAAAAACGTCTTCAAGCCAAACCAGAAGACCGCCACAGCTTAA